The following coding sequences lie in one Crassostrea angulata isolate pt1a10 chromosome 10, ASM2561291v2, whole genome shotgun sequence genomic window:
- the LOC128164544 gene encoding uncharacterized protein LOC128164544 gives MAGHSTLWIDDPHLSYLIADSLVNAVGDPDLQRIRRHIMDILDQLDCHNDQMEIIRAGGCAEGFRMRGTDVDQMHVDKRTKVVAEVPRNLGTDMAVVRLLKTSDVPPGYVKLAVQTPHTPVAHIKESTHRVNGDYYLSSEEFVRWFHKLNPNGVPHGPCVMERHEQGPDHDRAFCLEFKEWPVYANEWVERRRSYGWPSRGLIEKIKSQGCHLMAIGSKKLTGNLISNNLENNKWIQDPFQWRLSFSLAEKQLIYSFNNTQFLTYGIFKLLNQEVFSQDSIVSDCICSYFLKSALFWTIEETPSDYWKPERLVFCVDICFQRLLEWTRNGICPNFFIRENNMFMGKVEEWQLEYTSLKLFELYSEGWRCLLRCHSLIHLKKALEDARNKIRPNSFPTSNPEEDFKCLRSSVRDRTQVEGNVDAVLFSEILSRRPKSPSLDLLELELRNSLKLEVQRRLDTFDLEILRLRRFQTLRQLALIYLNMSLTKHTTRKKYTYIRKAFCYLHLSRFSDICKGNLTLATAYYCLGRFDSALKYIKKYDDILKEDLGYIHTHLRHGVVYQTPMYCSTFCGRGLSSLDKMSLAVSYDFEVHRPLPLIPNEIALEIVMMRKTESSLFILPGLYSVFLKILCYTNKSNLKMVEELSMKLKEFLHCSKKEDIYMNYIMLAVAFVKLGNYDKALKYYCLAHVHKRRFVMCNRGCPEWQTRTSVLFYIAQMLQSLMPI, from the exons ATGGCGG GACACTCGACGTTGTGGATAGATGATCCTCACCTGTCCTATCTAATTGCGGACAGTTTAGTAAATGCAGTAGGGGATCCAGATTTGCAAAGAATAAGACGACACATTATGGACATTTTGGATCAATTGGATTGCCATAATGACCAGATGGAAATAATTAGAGCTGGTGGATGTGCTGAGGGATTCCGCATGAGGGGAACAGATGTAGATCAAATGCATGTTGATAAACGGACCAAAGTAGTTGCAGAAGTTCCCAGAAACCTTGGAACTGACATGGCCGTCGTCAGATTGTTGAAGACTTCTGATGTACCACCTGGGTATGTAAAACTTGCTGTACAAACCCCTCATACGCCAGTTGCGCACATAAAAGAATCAACACATCGAGTGAATGGAGATTACTATTTGTCGAGCGAAGAGTTTGTAAGATGGTTCCATAAATTAAACCCCAATGGAGTTCCTCATGGACCGTGTGTGATGGAAAGACATGAACAAGGACCAGATCATGATAGGGCATTTTGTCTGGAATTCAAAGAATGGCCTGTGTATGCAAACGAATGGGTTGAACGAAGAAGGTCATACGGATGGCCATCACGGGGACtcattgaaaaaatcaaatcacaAGGATGTCATTTAATGGCCATTGGATCCAAGAAGCTAACaggaaatttaatttcaaacaatttagaaaataataaatgGATTCAGGATCCTTTTCAGTGGAGACTGTCTTTTTCTCTTGCAGAGAAACAATTGATTTACTCTTTCAATAACACACAGTTTTTGACATATGGAATTTTCAAGCTTTTAAATCAAGAAGTATTTTCACAAGATTCAATTGTCTCAGACTGTATCTGTTCTTACTTTCTAAAATCAGCTTTGTTTTGGACAATTGAAGAAACTCCATCTGATTACTGGAAGCCAGAGCGTTTGGTTTTTTGTGTCGACATTTGCTTTCAAAGGCTACTTGAATGGACAAGAAACGGGATTTGCCCGAATTTTTTTATTAGAGAAAACAACATGTTCATGGGTAAAGTAGAAGAATGGCAATTGGAGTACACATCCTTGAAACTTTTTGAATTATACAGTGAAGGATGGAGATGCTTATTGCGTTGTCATTccttaattcatttaaaaaaagccTTAGAAGATGCCAGAAATAAGATAAGACCTAATTCATTTCCTACCTCAAACCCAGAGGAGGACTTCAAATGTTTGCGTTCCTCTGTAAGGGACAGAACACAAGTAGAAGGAAATGTGGACGCAGTGCTATTTAGCGAAATACTTTCAAGACGACCAAAAAGTCCATCATTAGACCTTCTGGAGTTAGAACTGAGGAATTCACTGAAACTGGAGGTTCAAAGAAGACTTGATACGTTTGATCTTGAAATACTTAGATTACGTCGGTTTCAAACTCTTCGTCAACTGGCTCTTATATATCTTAACATGTCTCTGACAAAACATACTACTCGAAAAAAGTATACATACATTCGAAAGGCTTTTTGTTATCTACATCTTTCTCGATTTTCGGATATATGCAAAGGTAATCTCACGCTTGCAACTGCCTATTACTGTTTAGGAAGGTTCGACTCAGCTCTTAAATACATCAAAAAATACGATGATATACTAAAGGAAGACCTTGGTTATATACATACACATTTACGACATGGTGTAGTTTACCAAACTCCGATGTATTGTTCAACCTTCTGCGGACGGGGATTAAGCAGCCTGGATAAAATGTCGTTGGCGGTATCATACGATTTTGAAGTCCATCGACCATTGCCTCTAATTCCAAATGAGATAGCGCTCGAAATAGTAATGATGAGAAAAACAGAATCCAGTCTTTTTATTCTACCCGGTCTATACTCAGTGTTTCTGAAAATTCTTTGTTACACTAAcaaaagcaatttaaaaatgGTGGAGGAATTGTCAATGAAACTCAAAGAGTTTTTGCATTGCTCAAAAAAAGAAGACATATATATGAACTACATCATGCTTGCAGTAGCTTTTGTTAAATTAGGAAATTACGATAAAGCTTTGAAATATTATTGCTTGGCCCATGTCCACAAAAGAAGGTTTGTCATGTGTAACCGGGGTTGTCCAGAATGGCAGACTAGAACatcagttttattttacattgctCAGATGCTTCAAAGTTTGATGCCAATATGA
- the LOC128166903 gene encoding uncharacterized protein LOC128166903: protein MAGHSTLWIDDPHLSYLIADSLVNAVGDPDLQRIRRHIMDILDQLDCHNDQMEIIRAGGCAEGFRMRGTDVDQMHVDKRTKVVAEVPRNLGTDMAVVRLLKTADVPPGYVKLAVQTPHTPVAHIKESTHRVKGDYYLSSEEFVRWFHKLNPNGVLHGPCVMERHEQGPDHDRAFCLEFKEWPVYANEWVERRRSYGWPSRGLIEKIKSQGCHLMAIGSKKLTGNLISNNLENNKWIQDPFQWRLSFSLAEKQLIYSFNNTQFLTYGIFKLLNQEVFSQDSIVSDCICSYFLKSALFWTIEETPSDYWKPERLVFCVDICFQRLLEWTRNGICPNFFIRENNMFMGKVEEWQLEYTSWKLFELYSEGWRCLLRCHSLIHLKKALEDARNKIRPNSFPTSNPEEDFKCLRFSVRDRTQVEGNVDAVLFSEILSRRPKSPSLDLLELELRNSLKLEVQRRVDTFDLEILKLRRFQTLRQLALIYLNMSLTKHTTRKKYTYIRKAFCYLHLSRFSDICKGNLTLATAYYCLGRFDSALKYIKKYDDILKEDLGYIHTHLRHGVVYQTPMYCSTFCGRGLSSLDKMSLAVSYDFEVHRPLPLIPNEIALEIVMMRKTESSLFILPGLYSVFLKILCYANKSNLKMVEELSMKLKEFLHCSKKEDIYMNYIMLAVAFVKLGNYDKALQYYCLAHVHKRRLVMCNRGCPEWQTRTSVLFYIAQMLHSLI, encoded by the exons ATGGCGG GACACTCGACGTTGTGGATAGATGATCCTCACCTGTCCTATCTAATTGCGGACAGTTTAGTAAATGCAGTAGGGGATCCAGATTTGCAAAGAATAAGACGACACATTATGGACATTTTGGATCAATTGGATTGCCATAATGACCAGATGGAAATAATTAGAGCTGGTGGATGTGCTGAGGGATTCCGCATGAGGGGAACAGATGTAGATCAAATGCATGTTGATAAACGGACCAAAGTAGTTGCAGAAGTTCCCAGAAACCTTGGAACTGACATGGCCGTCGTCAGATTGTTGAAGACTGCTGATGTACCACCTGGGTATGTAAAACTTGCTGTACAAACCCCTCATACGCCAGTTGCGCACATAAAAGAATCAACACATCGAGTGAAAGGAGATTACTATTTGTCGAGCGAAGAGTTTGTAAGATGGTTCCATAAATTAAACCCCAATGGGGTTCTTCATGGACCGTGTGTGATGGAAAGACATGAACAAGGACCAGATCATGATAGGGCATTTTGTCTGGAATTCAAAGAATGGCCTGTGTATGCAAACGAATGGGTTGAACGAAGAAGGTCATACGGATGGCCATCACGGGGACtcattgaaaaaatcaaatcacaAGGATGTCATTTAATGGCCATTGGATCCAAGAAGCTAACaggaaatttaatttcaaacaatttagaaaataataaatgGATTCAGGATCCTTTTCAGTGGAGACTGTCTTTTTCTCTTGCAGAGAAACAATTGATTTACTCTTTCAATAACACACAGTTTTTGACATATGGAATTTTCAAGCTTTTAAATCAAGAAGTATTTTCACAAGATTCAATTGTCTCAGACTGTATCTGTTCTTACTTTCTAAAATCAGCTTTGTTTTGGACAATTGAAGAAACTCCTTCCGATTACTGGAAGCCAGAGCGTTTGGTTTTTTGTGTCGACATTTGCTTTCAAAGGCTACTTGAATGGACAAGAAACGGGATTTGCCCGAATTTTTTTATTAGAGAAAACAACATGTTCATGGGTAAAGTAGAAGAATGGCAATTGGAGTACACATCCTGGAAACTTTTTGAATTATACAGTGAAGGATGGAGATGCTTATTGCGTTGTCATTccttaattcatttaaaaaaagccTTAGAAGATGCCAGAAATAAGATAAGACCTAATTCATTTCCTACCTCAAACCCAGAGGAGGACTTCAAATGTTTGCGTTTCTCTGTAAGGGACAGAACACAAGTAGAAGGAAATGTGGACGCAGTGCTATTTAGCGAAATACTTTCAAGACGACCAAAAAGTCCATCATTAGACCTTCTGGAGTTAGAACTGAGGAATTCACTGAAACTGGAGGTTCAAAGAAGAGTTGATACGTTTGATCTTGAAATACTTAAATTACGTCGGTTTCAAACTCTTCGTCAACTGGCTCTTATATATCTTAACATGTCTCTGACAAAACATACTACTCGAAAAAAGTATACATACATTCGAAAGGCTTTTTGTTATCTACATCTTTCTCGATTTTCGGATATATGCAAAGGTAATCTCACGCTTGCAACTGCCTATTACTGTTTAGGAAGGTTCGACTCAGCTCTTAAATACATCAAAAAATACGATGATATACTAAAGGAAGACCTTGGTTATATACATACACATTTACGACACGGTGTAGTTTACCAAACTCCGATGTATTGTTCAACCTTCTGCGGACGGGGATTAAGCAGCCTGGATAAAATGTCGTTGGCGGTATCATACGATTTTGAAGTCCATCGACCATTGCCTCTAATTCCAAATGAGATAGCGCTCGAAATAGTAATGATGAGAAAAACAGAATCCAGTCTTTTTATTCTACCCGGTCTATACTCAGTGTTTCTGAAAATTCTTTGTTACGCTAAcaaaagcaatttaaaaatgGTGGAGGAATTGTCAATGAAACTCAAAGAGTTCTTGCATTGCTCAAAAAAAGAGGACATATATATGAACTACATCATGCTTGCAGTAGCTTTTGTAAAATTAGGAAATTACGATAAAGCTTTGCAATATTATTGCTTGGCCCATGTCCACAAAAGAAGGTTGGTCATGTGTAACCGGGGTTGTCCAGAATGGCAGACTAGAACatcagttttattttacattgctCAGATGCTGCACAGTTTGATATGA